The following proteins come from a genomic window of Brevibacillus antibioticus:
- a CDS encoding aspartyl-phosphate phosphatase Spo0E family protein, with product MKNIVEQLREQLVQLFLEKNDLLDDEVVKLSQQLDQYILVIQSRMMQK from the coding sequence TTGAAAAACATTGTGGAACAATTACGGGAACAACTGGTGCAATTGTTTTTGGAGAAGAATGATTTGTTGGATGATGAAGTTGTGAAATTAAGTCAGCAATTAGATCAGTACATTCTGGTCATTCAATCAAGAATGATGCAAAAATAA
- a CDS encoding MarR family transcriptional regulator: MQNTDLSKQRIIQLYIQLVTQQELRESKLTARMAEEMLKLESEMGIKLNLTLSEIHFIACIGDHGPINVTTISEKVNLTKGSITRISKKLWKLDLIKRQQLVDNKKEVYYRLTAKGQKLYKIHHRMHQDIEQRFMSFLDKYTPEQLAFSRELLEDLLDWDF; this comes from the coding sequence ATGCAAAACACAGACCTTTCCAAGCAGCGGATCATACAGCTTTACATTCAGCTAGTCACACAGCAAGAGCTGCGAGAAAGCAAATTGACTGCGCGTATGGCAGAAGAGATGCTGAAGCTGGAATCCGAGATGGGAATCAAACTAAACCTTACGCTATCCGAAATTCATTTCATTGCGTGTATCGGCGATCATGGTCCCATCAACGTCACTACGATTTCGGAAAAAGTCAATTTAACGAAAGGGTCCATAACGCGGATTAGCAAAAAGTTATGGAAGCTTGATTTAATTAAAAGGCAACAGCTGGTTGATAATAAGAAAGAAGTGTACTATCGGCTAACCGCAAAGGGACAAAAGCTGTATAAAATTCATCACCGGATGCATCAGGACATTGAACAGCGATTTATGAGCTTTCTGGATAAATACACACCGGAGCAATTAGCATTTTCCCGCGAACTGCTGGAGGACTTGCTGGATTGGGATTTCTAA
- a CDS encoding monooxygenase yields the protein MQFDYEVIIVGGGPVGMLLAAELALAKVKVCVLERLRETTPYSRALTVHPRTLEILDMRGLKAKLLERGKPIATGHFAALDTRLDFSVLDSSSNYTLILPQHDTEKVLEEWAKSLGVEIRREEEVVAVHQDQHGVEVEAVGPNGKAVLKALYVVGADGAASIVRKHAGIPFIGKNATFTAIQGDVVLKNPPESGVPSYFNEKGMVMIVPLPAGMHRVVLIDPERMTVPKEEPVSLEELRSSLQRILGDDLGISDPFWMTRFGNATLQAQRYRDGRIFLAGDAAHIHFPAGGQGMNVGLQEAINLGWKLAAQVKGWAPDWLLDSYHTERFPINTALLTNTQVQSLLFGGSEFSPTINALRNMVSNLLQIPEANYQLATQISAFNVQYEPDGERQPHVLNGRRFTELNLRLENGVCQHAYELFHSGSFLLLHFGWDEQLYDGLDWSKYKHVLVVRASLAKETADWHDVHTALIRPDGYVAWAVSQSESNPMEAIRKGIAHWCGRDSLQ from the coding sequence ATGCAATTCGATTATGAAGTGATTATTGTTGGCGGTGGACCAGTTGGAATGTTGCTGGCTGCAGAGCTGGCGTTGGCCAAAGTGAAGGTGTGCGTGCTTGAGCGCTTAAGGGAAACAACCCCTTATTCACGGGCACTCACTGTACATCCGCGCACACTGGAAATCCTGGATATGCGCGGATTGAAAGCGAAACTACTTGAGAGAGGAAAGCCGATTGCGACGGGGCATTTTGCAGCACTTGATACCCGCTTAGATTTTTCAGTTTTGGATTCTTCCTCCAACTACACACTGATTCTTCCCCAACATGACACGGAGAAGGTACTAGAGGAGTGGGCGAAAAGTCTCGGGGTGGAAATACGCAGGGAAGAAGAGGTAGTGGCAGTACACCAAGATCAGCACGGGGTTGAGGTTGAAGCTGTCGGGCCAAATGGAAAGGCTGTACTGAAGGCACTCTACGTAGTCGGTGCTGACGGCGCTGCCAGCATTGTCCGCAAGCATGCGGGTATTCCGTTTATCGGTAAGAATGCGACTTTTACGGCTATTCAAGGCGATGTTGTTTTGAAAAATCCCCCGGAATCAGGAGTTCCTTCGTACTTTAATGAGAAAGGTATGGTCATGATTGTACCCTTGCCAGCAGGGATGCATCGAGTCGTGCTGATCGATCCGGAGCGAATGACAGTACCAAAGGAAGAACCCGTTTCATTGGAGGAGTTGCGATCTAGTTTACAGCGTATTCTTGGTGACGATTTGGGGATTTCCGACCCGTTTTGGATGACTCGTTTTGGCAATGCTACCTTGCAAGCCCAGCGTTATCGGGACGGACGGATTTTCCTGGCGGGAGATGCGGCGCACATTCATTTTCCAGCCGGCGGACAGGGGATGAACGTTGGCTTGCAAGAGGCAATCAACTTGGGTTGGAAGCTGGCGGCCCAGGTAAAAGGCTGGGCACCGGATTGGTTGTTGGACAGCTATCATACGGAGCGTTTCCCCATCAATACCGCATTGCTGACAAATACACAGGTGCAGTCGTTGCTGTTCGGTGGTTCAGAATTCTCACCAACCATCAACGCATTGAGGAATATGGTGTCCAACCTGCTACAAATACCCGAGGCTAATTATCAGCTCGCTACCCAAATCTCTGCGTTCAATGTCCAGTATGAACCGGACGGGGAGAGGCAGCCGCATGTATTGAATGGTCGACGTTTTACAGAGTTGAATCTCCGTCTGGAAAACGGTGTGTGCCAGCATGCATACGAACTTTTTCATTCAGGTTCCTTCCTCTTGCTCCATTTCGGCTGGGATGAACAATTGTACGATGGTCTCGATTGGTCGAAATACAAGCATGTCCTTGTCGTTCGCGCTTCACTTGCTAAGGAAACTGCTGATTGGCATGACGTACATACAGCGTTAATTCGACCGGATGGATATGTCGCTTGGGCGGTTTCCCAGTCGGAGTCTAATCCAATGGAAGCTATTCGGAAAGGAATCGCCCACTGGTGCGGGCGTGATTCATTACAATAG
- a CDS encoding S-layer homology domain-containing protein — protein sequence MQKEKNRASKDFKKLLATAVLAGSLALPGTGWAATALPFSDVGGNVNKDAILKLNYASVLKGYTDGTFKPNKEVTRAEFAKVAVLALGYTDAQAKLLQGKTVFKDLPADHWASGYINLAVSQGIIKGYPDGTFKPNHTVKIAEALTVYVQGLKIDVRPSASSEWYIPYLLEADRAGIYDAKETPTAAAPRDIVAKYTDRFMETPVYPNGAYYDKDGNAKGTIQKLPVVKGAVASYDKSGKKLKLVGQNKEIEMADSAQVYGNLIVGAQVEYITKNGRVAFLTVVTSDSEIVEGIVKTGLNFTTAVGDEKKFKAIVNGREVVLEVEDGVNVSRSHIGQKFVAVVGDNGKIKSITISDNTTKGIVEKVSSVSGSNSKKELRVDGTTYTLDSKATIKGKAHPEAKATSASFSDIEKDDLVELTLNVDGKVSDLVYTKLSFTDTITVDTNKNLIRVGNVNYEVHEDTELFVDEDEVDELDELTSGQIAVLTFDKNGNLVKVEQGVGAATNKLVSDTTAYASGKLATVKIDGKIYDILTNAKLTVDGSSVSPTTIKTDQFNDHRILTWKYNVGTNDIVELTLEKQTVKGYVTKKSGSKITVNGKVYELLSGVTIDSDAASNDKEYTLTLNNTGKVKSITGAPRKVSGVVDSVEVRNDDGKVTSAKVEVNGKTYDVTDEDAIEDVDQFEYVTLTLDRDGDVIAASISGKLAKENVRFVGIESRVNKDKYVFFDDVSTSLKMAEDAKIKYYNGKDLEESDLSSKDKVDLWTNDQGHVYVIVVAKR from the coding sequence TTGCAAAAAGAGAAGAATCGAGCAAGCAAGGATTTCAAAAAATTATTGGCGACAGCTGTTCTGGCAGGTTCGCTTGCGTTGCCGGGCACCGGATGGGCTGCGACGGCACTACCATTCTCCGACGTAGGAGGAAACGTAAATAAAGACGCGATTCTGAAATTGAATTATGCCAGTGTGTTAAAAGGATATACCGATGGTACGTTCAAGCCGAATAAAGAAGTGACGAGAGCAGAGTTCGCGAAAGTTGCGGTATTGGCACTCGGGTACACAGATGCGCAAGCAAAGCTCTTGCAAGGAAAGACCGTTTTTAAAGACCTGCCTGCAGATCACTGGGCGTCAGGCTATATCAATCTTGCCGTATCACAAGGCATTATCAAGGGCTATCCAGATGGAACCTTCAAACCGAATCACACTGTAAAAATTGCGGAAGCGTTGACTGTTTACGTTCAAGGCTTGAAGATTGACGTTCGTCCATCAGCCTCAAGCGAGTGGTACATCCCGTACTTGCTGGAAGCGGACAGAGCAGGTATTTACGATGCAAAAGAAACACCGACAGCAGCAGCTCCGCGTGATATCGTTGCGAAGTATACCGATCGTTTTATGGAAACGCCTGTATACCCAAACGGCGCATACTACGACAAAGATGGCAATGCAAAAGGAACCATTCAGAAGCTGCCAGTAGTGAAGGGCGCAGTCGCTTCCTATGACAAGTCTGGTAAAAAACTGAAACTAGTCGGACAAAACAAAGAAATCGAAATGGCTGATTCCGCGCAAGTTTACGGCAATCTGATCGTAGGTGCGCAGGTAGAATACATCACGAAAAACGGACGAGTGGCTTTCCTCACCGTTGTTACTTCTGACTCCGAAATCGTCGAAGGAATCGTGAAGACTGGCCTTAATTTTACAACGGCTGTAGGCGATGAAAAGAAATTCAAGGCAATCGTAAATGGTCGAGAAGTCGTTTTGGAAGTAGAAGATGGCGTAAATGTAAGCCGTTCTCACATCGGCCAAAAGTTTGTGGCAGTCGTAGGCGACAATGGCAAAATCAAGTCCATCACGATTAGCGACAACACGACAAAAGGAATTGTGGAAAAAGTATCTTCCGTGAGCGGTTCCAACTCGAAGAAAGAGCTGAGAGTAGACGGCACGACCTATACGCTGGATTCCAAAGCAACGATTAAAGGCAAGGCGCATCCAGAGGCGAAAGCAACAAGTGCTTCGTTCTCTGACATCGAAAAGGATGACTTGGTCGAGCTGACACTCAATGTGGACGGCAAAGTATCTGACCTGGTTTACACGAAGCTGAGCTTCACAGATACGATCACCGTTGATACAAACAAGAACCTGATTCGCGTTGGCAACGTCAATTACGAGGTGCATGAAGATACCGAGTTGTTCGTAGACGAAGACGAAGTAGATGAGCTGGATGAGTTGACGAGCGGCCAAATTGCCGTGCTTACGTTTGACAAAAATGGAAATCTGGTGAAAGTCGAGCAGGGTGTCGGAGCAGCTACGAACAAGCTGGTCTCAGATACAACCGCGTATGCATCAGGAAAACTGGCAACTGTGAAAATCGACGGGAAAATCTACGATATCTTGACCAACGCGAAGCTGACTGTCGATGGCAGCTCCGTATCACCAACAACGATTAAAACCGATCAATTTAATGACCACCGGATTCTTACGTGGAAATACAACGTCGGCACGAATGACATTGTGGAGCTGACTTTGGAAAAGCAAACCGTAAAAGGATACGTGACGAAAAAATCCGGTTCCAAAATTACCGTGAACGGGAAAGTGTATGAGCTCTTGTCCGGCGTCACGATTGACAGCGATGCAGCATCTAACGACAAAGAGTACACGCTGACACTCAACAACACTGGCAAAGTAAAGTCCATTACAGGTGCGCCTAGGAAAGTAAGCGGTGTGGTTGACTCTGTTGAGGTTCGTAACGATGACGGCAAGGTGACTTCCGCGAAGGTAGAGGTTAATGGCAAGACGTACGATGTAACGGATGAGGATGCGATTGAAGATGTCGATCAATTCGAGTACGTGACATTGACCCTTGATCGTGACGGCGATGTCATTGCTGCTTCCATCAGTGGAAAACTGGCGAAGGAAAACGTGCGTTTCGTCGGAATTGAATCCCGTGTGAACAAAGACAAATACGTATTCTTTGATGACGTATCGACGAGCTTGAAGATGGCGGAAGACGCGAAGATCAAATACTACAATGGCAAGGACTTGGAAGAAAGCGACCTTTCCTCCAAGGACAAGGTAGATTTGTGGACAAATGATCAAGGTCATGTCTATGTCATTGTCGTAGCAAAACGATAA
- a CDS encoding iron-sulfur cluster biosynthesis family protein — MITITPTAAVRLAQMIAEESDAEQLGIRLVPTTTGCGSYTYSIAITEADKLDIVQTISGISFFYQTHEIDKLSGTVIDCDPATGRFSIFHPHPMQTDCSLTH, encoded by the coding sequence ATGATCACCATTACTCCAACTGCGGCAGTACGTCTTGCACAAATGATCGCGGAAGAATCGGATGCTGAACAGCTCGGAATCAGACTCGTCCCGACTACGACGGGTTGTGGCAGCTATACATATAGCATCGCCATTACAGAAGCGGACAAACTCGATATTGTCCAAACAATAAGTGGGATTTCTTTCTTTTATCAAACGCATGAGATAGACAAGCTCTCCGGGACAGTCATCGACTGCGACCCTGCAACTGGCCGCTTCTCCATTTTCCATCCGCACCCGATGCAAACAGATTGCTCGCTTACTCATTGA
- a CDS encoding gamma carbonic anhydrase family protein, with product MLLLSFENIKPKIHPTVFLAKGSVISGDVEIGEDSSIWYNTVIRGDIAPTVIGKRVSVQDNSTLHQSPNNPLILEDEVTVGHNAVLHSCVVRRGALIGMGAIVLDRAEIGEEAMVAAGALVPPGMKVPPRSLVVGNPAKVKRELNEADLKEFVRIRQSYVDKGKIYRQLEESPLERE from the coding sequence ATGCTGCTCTTATCATTTGAAAACATCAAACCGAAGATTCACCCTACTGTTTTCCTGGCAAAAGGCTCCGTCATTTCTGGCGATGTCGAAATCGGCGAGGATTCTTCTATTTGGTACAACACCGTGATCCGCGGGGACATTGCTCCAACTGTCATTGGTAAACGCGTCAGTGTACAAGACAACAGCACCCTGCATCAAAGCCCGAACAACCCGTTGATCCTTGAAGACGAGGTGACCGTTGGACATAACGCTGTTTTACATAGCTGCGTGGTACGTCGAGGCGCATTAATTGGAATGGGCGCGATTGTTTTGGATCGTGCGGAAATCGGGGAAGAAGCAATGGTTGCTGCGGGTGCACTTGTTCCTCCAGGTATGAAAGTGCCACCTCGCTCGCTTGTTGTTGGCAATCCAGCGAAAGTAAAGCGCGAACTCAACGAGGCAGACTTGAAAGAATTCGTACGCATTCGCCAATCGTACGTAGATAAAGGGAAAATATATCGCCAACTGGAAGAAAGCCCGCTAGAACGGGAGTAG
- a CDS encoding DUF1385 domain-containing protein yields MIMGMSFGRGVLFHDRNVLACAEVKDGVIHMWAEKITLKTIGKLWYRIFFSFPWYYQLFHLLLAGYVLAAIVKPDWAIIDPMWVAVYIAGFHFVFPKKMKKFHGAEHKVFSYGGKKSLAALKEIQRADIVNDGCSTNLVVWFFTGFILSVFFLLLEWSVACGVAGMLVGMLGDRYVRKYFGFLYKLSAFFQKYSTTKEPERLHLETAIRSYMLFEHIREVDRLQNAS; encoded by the coding sequence ATGATTATGGGGATGTCTTTTGGACGCGGTGTGCTTTTTCATGATCGAAATGTGCTGGCTTGCGCGGAAGTAAAAGACGGCGTGATTCATATGTGGGCGGAAAAAATCACATTGAAAACGATAGGGAAGCTCTGGTATCGAATATTTTTCTCCTTTCCGTGGTACTATCAATTGTTTCATCTCCTGCTTGCTGGTTATGTACTGGCAGCGATCGTGAAGCCTGACTGGGCCATCATCGATCCTATGTGGGTAGCTGTATACATCGCAGGCTTTCACTTCGTTTTTCCGAAAAAGATGAAAAAATTTCACGGTGCGGAACATAAAGTGTTTAGCTATGGAGGGAAGAAGTCACTAGCCGCACTGAAAGAGATTCAACGGGCAGATATTGTGAATGACGGTTGCTCGACGAATCTGGTCGTGTGGTTTTTTACGGGGTTCATCTTGTCCGTATTCTTTTTACTCTTAGAATGGAGTGTCGCATGCGGGGTAGCAGGAATGCTTGTTGGTATGCTCGGGGATCGCTACGTGCGTAAATATTTTGGTTTTCTTTACAAGCTATCAGCTTTCTTTCAAAAATACAGCACGACGAAAGAACCGGAACGGCTTCATTTAGAAACAGCGATCCGCTCGTATATGCTTTTTGAGCACATTCGCGAAGTGGACCGATTGCAGAATGCTTCGTAA
- the yfkAB gene encoding radical SAM/CxCxxxxC motif protein YfkAB, producing MIRMVPTTPLTPLHDPWEPLFNATPPAYKLTSVEFTVTNLCNLRCEHCAVGDTLRYKDDPALPVDLILRRLDEAKDLLTISITGGEPMYSERTVKTVIAPILQYAADRGLRTQINSNMSMPFSRYELILPYIDVMHISWNWSTPEEFHDIVYAKARQSVSIKRAEAQFHEMMENTRKLSEAGVFVSAETMLNHRTWTKLDTLHRQIQEMGSKRHEVHPMYASDFARDLDVLSLIELRQAIHRMLDIRNEDLWMLFGTLPFFACSPESADRELITRLRSAKNVTTRNDPDGRNRLNINIFTGDVIVTDFGDVEPLGNIQTDQLQSMFAKWQEHTLNQKINCFCPAAGCAGPNLLVANTYYQETDFTLRKALV from the coding sequence TTGATCCGCATGGTTCCAACTACACCATTAACACCTTTACACGATCCATGGGAGCCGTTGTTCAATGCGACACCCCCCGCCTATAAACTTACCAGCGTCGAGTTTACTGTAACGAATCTGTGCAATCTCCGCTGTGAGCATTGCGCGGTTGGTGATACATTGCGATACAAAGACGATCCAGCTCTCCCTGTCGATCTCATACTCCGTCGTCTTGATGAAGCAAAAGATCTGCTTACCATCAGTATAACAGGCGGAGAACCGATGTACAGCGAGCGCACCGTGAAAACTGTGATCGCGCCTATTCTACAATATGCAGCAGATCGTGGGCTGCGGACGCAAATTAACTCCAACATGTCTATGCCGTTTTCCCGGTATGAGTTGATCCTGCCTTACATCGATGTCATGCATATTTCATGGAACTGGTCTACTCCCGAAGAATTCCATGATATTGTTTACGCAAAAGCACGGCAGTCGGTTTCAATCAAAAGAGCGGAAGCACAATTTCATGAGATGATGGAGAATACACGTAAACTCTCTGAAGCAGGTGTATTTGTCTCAGCCGAAACGATGCTGAATCATCGCACATGGACAAAGCTCGATACCCTCCACCGGCAGATTCAAGAGATGGGCAGCAAGCGACATGAGGTACACCCGATGTACGCGAGTGATTTTGCTCGTGATCTGGATGTCCTTTCACTCATTGAGCTTCGTCAAGCCATTCATCGGATGCTTGATATACGTAATGAAGATTTGTGGATGCTTTTCGGGACGCTTCCATTTTTTGCCTGTAGTCCTGAATCAGCAGACAGGGAATTGATCACCAGACTGCGCTCTGCGAAAAATGTGACGACTCGCAATGATCCAGATGGTCGCAATCGTCTTAACATCAACATTTTCACCGGCGATGTCATCGTGACTGATTTCGGGGATGTAGAGCCATTGGGCAATATTCAAACCGATCAGCTCCAGTCGATGTTTGCAAAATGGCAAGAACACACGCTGAATCAGAAGATCAATTGCTTCTGCCCTGCTGCTGGATGTGCAGGACCGAACCTGCTCGTTGCTAATACTTACTATCAGGAGACTGATTTCACTCTGCGCAAAGCACTCGTCTAA
- a CDS encoding alpha/beta-type small acid-soluble spore protein encodes MSRRKRPLVPEARKGLDALKAQVAHVADPAQAKFEVAEEIHVPLQPGYNGQLTSHDAGRIGGRLGGSMVKEMVRMAMEGMNKKL; translated from the coding sequence ATGAGCAGACGCAAACGCCCTCTTGTCCCCGAGGCGAGAAAAGGACTGGATGCCCTAAAAGCGCAGGTAGCACACGTTGCTGATCCCGCGCAGGCCAAATTCGAGGTCGCAGAAGAAATTCATGTTCCATTGCAACCCGGCTACAATGGACAGTTAACCTCTCACGATGCCGGTCGAATCGGAGGACGCTTGGGCGGCAGTATGGTCAAAGAGATGGTTCGGATGGCAATGGAAGGCATGAATAAAAAACTGTGA
- a CDS encoding MDR family MFS transporter: MEMEKEKRRIGFVTGGVLMGLVLSSLDQTIVSTAMPTITKELGGLSLYSWVFAIYMLTATTSMPIYGKMADLFGPRKMYLMGLFLFLLGSLLCGMANSMTGLIAARGIQGLGAGALMPVAFIIVGELYPPEKRGKFQGLFGAVFAMTSILGPSLGGILVENLPWGWIFFINLPIGIVAFLIIALAFRDQRHYDKKPAIDWYGAISLSAAIILILLSLVMEGREYKIGLGGAGILFLGLFIKIETKAKEPLMPLSLFRIPAIGYGNLAGFFVSAALFGAIAYIPLFVQRVYGASPSEAGFLLVPLMLSAAISSTLGGRWMAKASFRAILIPSLLIMAAGFYLLSTIDVGTTNTQLVIYMIVTGLGMGAIYPALGTAAHSAVKPQERGVAMSTSQLFRSIGGTIGISVFGSIVEWRMRAGLVFSEALHDVFVTGLILIGISLIASVRLGNTRLLDKEPRHSHPANSGVPKQ, encoded by the coding sequence ATGGAGATGGAAAAGGAAAAGCGCCGCATAGGATTCGTTACGGGTGGAGTGCTGATGGGGTTAGTCTTGTCATCGTTGGATCAGACGATTGTCTCAACAGCCATGCCGACAATTACGAAAGAGCTGGGAGGTCTATCACTATATAGCTGGGTGTTCGCCATTTATATGCTCACAGCGACCACGAGCATGCCCATCTATGGGAAAATGGCGGACTTGTTTGGACCGAGAAAAATGTATTTGATGGGGTTGTTTCTGTTTCTCCTAGGATCTCTCCTGTGCGGCATGGCGAATTCCATGACGGGTCTTATTGCAGCGAGAGGAATCCAAGGTTTGGGCGCTGGGGCATTAATGCCGGTTGCATTCATCATTGTGGGCGAACTGTATCCACCCGAAAAGAGAGGTAAATTTCAAGGCCTTTTCGGGGCTGTCTTTGCCATGACGAGTATACTCGGTCCCTCGTTGGGAGGAATTCTCGTGGAGAATCTGCCTTGGGGATGGATTTTCTTTATCAACCTTCCTATCGGTATCGTTGCCTTTTTGATCATTGCGCTAGCCTTTCGTGATCAACGGCACTACGATAAGAAGCCTGCGATTGATTGGTATGGGGCGATTAGCTTGAGTGCCGCCATCATTCTTATCCTGCTGTCCCTTGTCATGGAGGGCAGGGAATACAAGATCGGGTTAGGGGGAGCGGGTATCCTATTTCTCGGCTTGTTCATCAAGATTGAAACCAAAGCAAAAGAGCCACTGATGCCCTTGTCCCTATTTCGCATTCCGGCCATTGGATATGGCAATCTCGCAGGATTCTTTGTGAGTGCCGCTTTGTTCGGTGCAATCGCTTATATCCCTTTGTTCGTCCAAAGAGTATATGGTGCGAGCCCCTCAGAAGCTGGCTTCCTTTTAGTGCCACTCATGCTATCCGCAGCGATTTCTTCGACGCTTGGGGGAAGATGGATGGCAAAAGCTTCCTTTCGGGCGATTCTAATTCCTAGCTTACTCATCATGGCGGCAGGCTTTTACCTTCTGAGCACGATTGATGTCGGGACAACCAACACACAACTCGTCATTTACATGATTGTCACAGGTCTGGGCATGGGGGCAATCTATCCGGCACTCGGTACAGCTGCACACAGCGCTGTAAAACCGCAAGAGCGTGGTGTTGCCATGTCGACATCGCAATTATTTCGTTCCATTGGGGGGACGATTGGAATCAGTGTGTTTGGGAGCATCGTAGAATGGCGGATGCGGGCAGGATTGGTGTTTAGTGAAGCTTTGCACGACGTCTTTGTCACTGGATTGATACTGATTGGAATCAGTTTGATAGCCAGTGTCCGACTCGGCAATACTCGGTTGCTCGACAAAGAACCCCGCCATTCGCATCCAGCAAATAGCGGGGTTCCCAAACAATAG
- a CDS encoding LysM peptidoglycan-binding domain-containing protein, which yields MNYVVRSGDTLNSIAARFGVSVQELIRVNNIAPPYFIYVGQNLYIPITPTPAPGGDVERRLDRLERRVDALREDFRRLDNRVDRIENRVTRLERAITPTPPPRPRPTGTPRPR from the coding sequence GTGAACTATGTAGTCCGTTCGGGAGATACGCTGAACAGCATTGCGGCTCGTTTTGGTGTATCTGTTCAGGAGTTGATCCGCGTGAATAATATCGCACCTCCTTACTTCATTTACGTTGGTCAAAATTTGTACATTCCGATTACCCCGACACCAGCTCCAGGTGGGGATGTCGAACGTCGCTTGGATCGTCTGGAAAGGCGGGTGGATGCCCTTCGGGAAGACTTCCGCAGACTGGATAACCGTGTTGATCGAATAGAGAACCGTGTCACTCGTCTGGAGCGTGCCATTACGCCGACACCACCTCCGCGCCCACGTCCCACCGGCACGCCTCGTCCACGATAA
- a CDS encoding metal-dependent hydrolase family protein: MKWLIADRVIIGDGERVIEQGAVGIDERGKIVAVGKESELTDSISQGEVKRYSGCSILPGLIDLHVHIGYWWSKPDSAEYRNNAGLVALLATANLKETLSLGVTTIRDVAAPDGLCSTLKLAAKNKFIVSPRLFQVNQGIIMTGGHGWQLEDALREANGPWEVRTAVREQVRAGADWIKLMTSHRTSTPEFTQEELDAAVDESHRLGRKCCVHASTQPAIQMAIDAGFDTIEHATFMTVEQAEQMKEKGLVWVPTMVTFFQIADYYKHIWNEQQQANQGILSEGLMEQGSFFIESEKAYRENFVQLMNTGVKIATGTDIVLEGYPITPVAEEIKLLVELGMEPIRAIQAATQNAAEVLDQGSKIGTLAPGYFADLLVVKGDPLQEIEVLKQVKEVFLEGVTVYSNC; the protein is encoded by the coding sequence ATGAAATGGTTGATTGCTGATCGCGTCATTATCGGAGATGGAGAGCGTGTAATCGAACAAGGCGCTGTTGGGATTGATGAACGAGGAAAAATTGTAGCAGTAGGGAAAGAATCGGAGCTTACGGATTCCATTTCACAAGGAGAGGTTAAGCGGTACAGCGGATGCTCCATTTTGCCAGGCTTGATCGATTTACATGTTCATATCGGGTATTGGTGGAGCAAACCAGACTCCGCTGAGTATCGCAATAACGCTGGACTGGTGGCTTTACTTGCAACGGCGAACTTGAAAGAGACACTTTCCTTGGGGGTCACGACGATCCGCGATGTAGCAGCACCAGATGGATTGTGTAGTACGCTGAAGCTGGCAGCCAAGAACAAGTTCATTGTTTCCCCTCGTCTTTTTCAAGTAAACCAAGGGATTATTATGACTGGGGGGCACGGCTGGCAATTAGAGGATGCCCTGCGTGAAGCAAATGGTCCATGGGAAGTGCGGACAGCCGTGCGTGAACAAGTAAGAGCAGGAGCAGATTGGATCAAGCTCATGACGAGTCATCGTACATCAACGCCAGAATTCACACAAGAGGAGCTAGATGCGGCGGTTGATGAATCTCATCGCTTGGGACGGAAATGCTGTGTGCATGCCTCGACCCAGCCTGCGATCCAAATGGCGATTGATGCGGGATTTGATACGATCGAGCATGCGACGTTTATGACCGTCGAACAGGCGGAGCAGATGAAGGAAAAAGGACTGGTATGGGTACCGACCATGGTCACCTTTTTTCAGATTGCTGATTATTACAAGCATATTTGGAATGAGCAGCAACAGGCGAATCAAGGCATATTGAGCGAAGGGCTTATGGAGCAGGGATCCTTTTTCATCGAATCGGAAAAGGCGTACCGCGAGAACTTTGTACAATTGATGAATACAGGCGTAAAGATCGCTACGGGTACGGATATCGTATTAGAGGGCTATCCGATTACACCTGTGGCAGAGGAGATCAAGCTGCTGGTGGAGCTGGGGATGGAGCCAATTCGGGCGATCCAGGCTGCTACCCAAAACGCTGCTGAGGTGCTGGACCAAGGGAGTAAGATCGGTACGTTAGCGCCGGGGTATTTTGCTGATCTGCTTGTGGTAAAAGGTGATCCATTACAAGAGATAGAGGTGTTGAAGCAAGTAAAAGAGGTGTTTCTTGAGGGGGTGACTGTCTATTCAAATTGTTGA